The Acidimicrobiales bacterium genomic interval CGGGCTGGCGAGCAGCCGTCAGCAGTGGGCCTGATCGTCGGGTGCATCGGGCGCCGGCCTGTGCAGCACCCCGCCCCCGAAGTCGATCAGGACCAGGTCGTCGGTGCCCGCCGATTCATCCGAGGCCCCGGCAACGCGTCCAGTGCCGTCGATCAGCATGCTGTACCCGCCCGGCTCCGCTGGCGGAAAGACCAGGGTGACGGGGCCCGACTCGGCCAGGTTGCGCAGCGTGCCACCACCAGGCGTACACCGGAACGACCCGCCACCCGAGTTGCCCTCCCATACGAGTGCCAGGTGGACCACCTTCGGGGATCCATCGTCGCCCACCGTCACCAGGAAGGCGCTCGTGCCGTACTCCTCCAGTCGGGCGGCGACCTCACCTGCGGTCACGGGCATGCTCATGGCCGCACCCTAGCCCCAGCCCGCACGCTGGCCCGAATGGCGCGGATACGGGCTTTTTTGATACTTTTCCCTGCATGCACCAGTTTCGTATCGGCGAAGCCGCGAGACTCCTGGGGGTCAGCCCGGACACGGTCAGACGCTGGGCGGATGCCGGGCGCCTGACCACCTGCCGGACCACCGGTGGCCACCGCACGATCGCCGGACCGGATCTGGCCCGGCTCTCCCAGGACCTGGCCGCCGAGGCTGCCACCAAGCAGGCTGACGGCCCGGCGCTGTCGGCACGCAACCGCTTCACCGGGCTGGTCACCCGGGTAGTGCGCGACGGGGTGATGGCACAGGTGGAGATCCAGGCCGGCCCCCACCGGGTGGTCTCCCTGCTGTCCGCCGAAGCGGTCGACGAGTTGAGCCTGGAACCCGGGGTACTGGCGGTGGCCGTCGTCAAGGCCACCAACGTCGTCGTCGAACGCCCCCGCTGAGCCCGGTCCCGTGTCACGCTCGTCGAGCGGTAGGTCTGCGTCGTGAACCGCCCGTCCCATCCCGCTCGGAGGCCGCCCAGTGCCCTGACCGGCCTGATGCTGCTGGTTGCGGTGGCGCTGCTGGCCGGGAGCTGCTCGTCGGGCGATGACGACGAACGGCTCACCGTGTTCGTCGCCTCCTCGCTGGCCGACGTCCTCGGCGACCTGGGCGATGCGTGGAAGTCCTTCGGGGGATCGGAGCTACTAGAGGTGGTTGGCGGCTCCAACCACCTGGCCGCCCAGTTGCGCGACGGCGCCCCGGCCGACGTCTTCCTCACCGCCGACGCCGCACTCCTCGACGGGCTGTCTCCAGATCGGGCTCCGATCGCCGTCCTGAACCGTTTGGCCACCAACCACCTGGTGGTGGCCGTACCCGCCGGCGACCCGGCCGGGATCCGCTCACCGGCCGACCTGCAGAGAACCGACGCCATCCTTGTGGCCTGCGCTTCGGGAGTGCCGTGCGGTGACGCCACCATCGCGCGCTACGGCGACCTTCCCATCGACTCGTACGAGCCCAGCGTCCGGGCGGTGGTGGCCCGCCTGACACTGGGCGAGGCCGACATGGGCATCGTCTACGCCACCGACGTGGCAGCCGAGCCCCGGATCACGGCCGCCTGGAACGAACCGCCTGCATGTCCGTGCATCACCTACGCCGCGGCGGCCATGACCGACCGTGGCTCGGAGTTCCTGGAGTTCCTGGAAACGACCACGGCCCAGGGGGTGCTGGCCGCACACGGCTTCGCCCCGGAGCCCGCCCCTTCCGGATCACAATGAGCCGCACCCCCAGCCGACCACCCCGGTCGATCCTGGTCGTGGCGACGCTCGGCATCGCCTTCCTCGCCCTACCGGTAGTCGGCCTACTGCAACGCGCACCATGGTCGTCGCTCGACGACCTGCTGGGACGTCGCGCCGTGCTGGACGCCCTGCGAGTCTCGTTGACTGTGAGTGCCGTGGCTGCGGCCATAGTCGTGGTGCTGGGTACACCGCTGGCCTGGGTTCTGGCACGGGTGGACATCCCGCTGCGACGGCTGGTCCGGGCCCTCGTGGTCCTACCGATGGTCCTGCCGCCCGTGGTGGGTGGCACGGCACTGCTGTTCGCCCTCGGCCGACGGGGGCTGGTCGGCCAGTGGTTGGAGCGCTGGTTCGACC includes:
- a CDS encoding pyridoxamine 5'-phosphate oxidase family protein, with the protein product MSMPVTAGEVAARLEEYGTSAFLVTVGDDGSPKVVHLALVWEGNSGGGSFRCTPGGGTLRNLAESGPVTLVFPPAEPGGYSMLIDGTGRVAGASDESAGTDDLVLIDFGGGVLHRPAPDAPDDQAHC
- a CDS encoding helix-turn-helix transcriptional regulator; translated protein: MHQFRIGEAARLLGVSPDTVRRWADAGRLTTCRTTGGHRTIAGPDLARLSQDLAAEAATKQADGPALSARNRFTGLVTRVVRDGVMAQVEIQAGPHRVVSLLSAEAVDELSLEPGVLAVAVVKATNVVVERPR
- a CDS encoding substrate-binding domain-containing protein, with the protein product MNRPSHPARRPPSALTGLMLLVAVALLAGSCSSGDDDERLTVFVASSLADVLGDLGDAWKSFGGSELLEVVGGSNHLAAQLRDGAPADVFLTADAALLDGLSPDRAPIAVLNRLATNHLVVAVPAGDPAGIRSPADLQRTDAILVACASGVPCGDATIARYGDLPIDSYEPSVRAVVARLTLGEADMGIVYATDVAAEPRITAAWNEPPACPCITYAAAAMTDRGSEFLEFLETTTAQGVLAAHGFAPEPAPSGSQ